The Juglans regia cultivar Chandler chromosome 6, Walnut 2.0, whole genome shotgun sequence genome contains the following window.
atcccagatcgctCTCACCatggagccaaagcctaagactcatcatcctcatctgcatcaaaggctgcgataccataaaagggtaccgcaggtaagtataatctaaaataacaacgtaatataaatgcattaaatgcgaccaacatgcatgcataaaaataatatacatttctctcaaaacatcattttctccgaaaacGATTAatttcaacacacgccaaaatcccatttttagccaaaacatatactccaacattttctcagaaaatgatttacacaaaactcaacaatttatcggacactgtaggcgggactcaCAGGCGGGattctaccaccatccctaccgcgtgcaccataggcgggaatcacaggcgggacacaaccaccatccctgcttaccaccatccctaccgttcctttccacacaatagaTACATAACAGAGCACTGTAAGCGgaaatcacaggcgggactctaccaccatccctgcttaccaccatccctaccgcgtgcaccgtaggcgggaatcacaggcgggacacaaccaccatccctgcttaccaccatccctaccgcgtgcaccgtaggcgggaatcacaggcgggactctaccaccgtccctgcttaccaccatccctacagtctctttcctttttttctcaaatcaatcaatccaaacaaatccaatttctcacacatgaaatcataacttttccaaatcacacatgcacatgaatgcaatacacgaaaacccagttttctttacaaacatgatcatgcatgaaatattgatatgcacatgtaccaacacaaatccacattcctcaataaccaataaccaatccaatcaaaccaacccaaacaactccaatcataaatccatccgactcCCGaactccttggactcagtccggcatgtcaaacaaatacagtgtaatatgttagcgcaaaaatacatttaaattacgaaagttctttggagaaatacttacagtgcaatatagcaatttctgaaTGATCACGAAGTTGAAAAaagcgacgtctgagcaacaccacagtgtaaaatacactgtggccgtgggtcacaattaccaacttttcaacggtgacaaacgaagacccaaatttgatagggtagggcctagagaggtcggtgaagccaatggtggtggtggtttactgtgggtggcggcgcaaggggtgtttttaggccaaaaatgtcgaaatcggagatgggcttggttgtgcttcaccgggattggttgccaagaggtcggggatgaagtggtagaagatggtggccggaggtggcgcgacggcggtgcaGTGGTGCATGGAACGCCACGGCTTCAATGGATTCGTGGCTgctaacggcggcacaagggaggctgagattggaagggTGAGGttgccggccggtggggagcacgatggggtgggcggtgtcgaccacggcggcgGGTTGGGTATGGGCGAcggacgcacgggagagaaagagggaggggCTCGCGCGGGaaggaaggagaaataaggaggaaaaaaggaaagaaagaaaagaaaaggagaggaaagaaaaataggggaaaaagaaatgaggtccaatcctcataacttgggtcacaaaaatgatccaacggaaacaatttcaaaaccacaagttaaataaaataatttaaacgtaatggtaaagtcaaattgaaataattaaatcccacagtaattaatttaaatattaaaagtaatttaaatgcataacaataaataaatattaagaaagcacataaaaataattttcaccaaattaaaatcatagaaataaactcactaaaaatccaaccaatttaaaataagaggataaattttttgaataaataaaaataatccttcaataaaaatacactaaaatacggggtgttacatgaaAGACCTGTGACTTATAGACACTAAGATGATGATGTAATTCAAATTTCTCTATTACAATtagttagatttttttgaatgctttttttattttatttttcgctGTGATataattgtacaaattatttaattatgtcaTGAGCACACACTTATCACAATGTGCGAGGGTTGTATGACTTGAGTGGCCAACATTCCAATGTCGCATCTTCTGCCAAATCACAAGTGGGGTGGGGCTGCCTTATTTAACTTTAgattgatctctctctctatatatatatatatatttcaacttAATGATAGAGAATGTGAGATCAATGGAATCTCGAGTGGATAGACTTATCCCATTTTACTTTAAACACAGAAGTTGGCTGCACTTCTTGTGATATTGACAGATCTAGATCATGATGTGAAATCGTaaaatgattcatttttttgtaaTCCATACCAGCATATTTCATGCCATCCATATGAACTTCTGCCACGTGGAATACTTAAGAGTACCCTTAATTTTCCAATTTAACTCGATATATCATGCTCAGGAGTTTTGTCTGAGAATTTTGTTAGCTGgtgctttatttttttggaaaaccTCGAACCATCCTTTTCcaagttttaaaatagtttctatattaattaattatacgcCTCAACACGTCAAGTTTATAGATTTAATCCGATCAAGAAGTGTATAAAACCAGTTTTGTTGATACGAAGACCTTCAAAATTAGAAACTCATGATATAATCCTTGTCCAATTTCTGATGTTGTCCCTGCTTCTAGTTTTTAGAAAAGCGAATGAGTTTCCGTTGAAACAAAAGCATTTCGTCACATAACCCtgtatatgctatatatatatatatatatagtttatatatctTCCTTATAAAAGCTAGCCAATGGATTGTGTGCGTGGTATTGCCATAATATATAGCCTTGGTCCAATATCCCACAAGCAGCCAAGAAGAACTTATTCGTTGGCGATAGGGTTTGAAATTGAGAGATTGATTCGTCAATCCACTTCGAGATATAAAGATACAAATAATAGTCGATCCGAAACGATTCCTACGTAGAAATGTCTCTGATTGATGCTTGATATATGTATAGGGCTTAGGTTAATTATAAATCTCAGATGGCTTCTGGATGCACAttatatatgtaggcatatcaACTAGTTTAAAAGGCCGAGGATAATAGATTCATGTACGTATAGCTAAGAGAGAAGGATTACGGGGAAGCTCCAAAGTTCATATATAGCTGATGGTGATACATGCATGCAGCAGCTACCTAGCTCTGCACTAAAGACAAACGTAAATATTCAACATTCCTTCGATTGACAATGCAGTTTGTTCACACAAGAGTCCACATCTCGTTTGAAATGTACGTCATGCATGCACAGGTAGTGGAACCATGATGTACGCCCGCTAGCCAGCCGTGCACAGATCGATAGATTCGCCATGATCTAAAAGCCTAGCCCAGCTGTCTCGGATTAGGCCATTGAAGTGGCAGTGTCGCTGTTTGGGACAACATGAGTCGATATTAATCGATGATCGATCGTATCTTTATGGTCATGGAATGGCTATATATAGGCGTGCTCTGTCTTCTCAAAGCTGCGCACCAAATCTCACATATAGCTCTAGCAACCAAAGTGTACTACGTACTACTGCTCTGTCTCAGTCTTCGATCTCTTCAAATATGGCTTCAACTGGCGTTGTGAAAGCCGGATACTGGCTTTGCGACAGTGCATTCCCGGTGTCCTACATAAAATCCTCCCTTTTCACCCATCTTTTTGCCGCCTTTGCGGATGTCAACCCCAATACTTACCAAGTTACCTTTCCTACCTTACACAAGCACCAGTTCGAAAGCTTCACCCAAACTGTGCAAATAAAAAACCCTGGAGTTAAAACCCTTTTATCCATCGGTGGTGGAGCCTCTGGTGTAGCTTCGACCTTAGCTTCAATGGCTAGCAAGCAAGAAAACCGCAAAATATTCATAGATTCCTCCATAACTCTAGCCAGGGAAAACAACTTCCATGGCCTTTGCCTCAGCTGGCTGTACCCCTCCACGGCCGTGGAAATGACCAATCTGGAGTCGCTCCTCAAGGAATGGCGAGCAGCCGTGGAAATTGCGGCCCGGATGACCACCAAGGCTCGGTTGCTTCTAACCGCAGAGGTATTTTACTCGCCGGATATATGCTCGGCGCGAGCGCGTTATCCCTGTAAGGCTATTTCAAGCTACTTGGACTGGATCCACGTATTGGCCTATAACTTCTATACCCCCAACTCGTCACCCAAAGAGACAGCACCCCCCGCACCGTTGAAAAACAAGAGAGACGTATCACTTTGCGTGGAAGCAAGCATCGATACATGGATTACGGCAGGTGTGCATGCCAAAACTTTGGTCCTTGGGCTTCCCTTTTTTGGCTGGGCATGGATTCTGAGTGAGCCCTCGCAACATGGTTTATTTGCACCAGCACATGGACTGGCGCCCGTCGTACAGCATAAATCTGTCGACGGATCCGTTCCTTTTGCCGGAGTCAAGAAATTGATCATAGTCGACCAAAAGGCCACAACAGTTTACGATGAGACCTACTGCACAAACTATTGCTATGCTGATAGGACGTGGATTGGTTACGACGATTTGGAAAGTATAATCTCGAAGGTTACATATGCACGCAAGGAAAAGGAACTGCGTGGTTACTCTGCATGGCACGTGGGCGCCGATGATAATTGGTCTCTTTCTCAGAAaggtatatacatatataattagtaaATATGAACTCATGTCaaccatatataatttagactaatgatagttattattttatttttatcattctctcatcatcttatgaCGTGGTATTAAGTAATTGGAGACTATTTACTATATTTTACGTTTGAACTTATAATTTGATGTCACGTTACgagataatgaaaaaatagacgATGAAtagatattttctaaaactattatATAAATGAACATTTGTTGTTGGTTCTCCGCATGCACGTGCACGCTTGTTTTTTTaactgaaaattaattaatgtctttttggttctaacttctaacgtgtacttttatttttgtcttcacAGCTTTCGATACATGGGATAAATCATGAGCTAATTATAAGTACTGAAGGTGTGGCAGCTGCTTGAGTACCAATAATAATCAACGTACAACGTACAAGGCGTGCATGCATGGaatcatatatatagatcatgataTATGGTGTGTTCGTAATATATATAGACGCGCGCTTTTATTCTCAACAATAAGGCCAACCTTATGGCTCATGATGGTGtgagatataaatatatatatatatatatatgctgtgtTATATATGTGTGTTAGAAGCTTGTATTATCATCAGTACTATGCATtgctaatatataatattaaatatgtttgCTTTATATCTAATGGTATTCTAAACACATGTTGAATGGCGTACGTGAATGCAGATTGTTTTCTTCCCAAAACCATATCAAAAACCTTGGGGGGGAAGAGGATTTCAAGAGCCAATTTACAACCTAAAATAGTATTAGTTTCAACATTAATAATATCtaatgaaaatatcaaaactatAAGCAAAAAAGATGAGCTTAATTGATATAAAGCGTACAACAAACGTCCGGACTTTTTGTTGTGAGCAAAAGTCACTGAGAAACAGCTAAACAACTACCGCGACTTCTACTCACCCCAAGTATTTTGGTTGTTAATGCCATATATGTTGTGGCATGAAAAAGATTCAGCTAGCGAAAGAAATAGATCATATATCCATGACCCAAGTGTAAGGAGAAAGTAAACAACATATGATCAGGAGAAGAAGAGCCATGCATATTGATGTAGAGGATCATCCGGATACGATGATAATGAGATGATAGATTCCATGAAAGTTGATAGCGTTGGACTACTCGAGAAGGCAGTTCAGcgcaaattaattatatggtaGGAAAATGTGAGTATTCGTTGGATTAGGATATTAATATTGCGCAGGTGTTATTATTTTGACCATAATTTTGACTACAAATATTAGCATCGCTCATATGACTCCAATTTGGAAAGCTTTTCTCAAACTATCCTTGAGATATTTGTCATTGGAATTGTGAAATTGTGACTTGGGCTTCTTGTGATCTGTGCAATTATGCGAAGTATTGGGATTGAAAttatagtttgattttgattttgtgtgGTGGTAACGCTCTAGGGTCAACGGTGTTGCCTCTTTGTTTGTGGAGGCTAGCAgatgcttggccatgaatgCGCCTGGCATGGAACTGGCATCGCTTGCTAGGAAGTCATGCATGGTTGTTACTTGTGTGATGACAAAGGCAGCCAAAGTTTGTGGATGATCCATAGGGAAGATCATGGTGtgcatattaataaaatgactgtTTGGATGTTATATGGGGTGTGTGGGTATCATGATTTTAAGCCAACATAAAacattatctcagtggagctcctTTGATCATTCTGGAGCGTATAAAACTGAGTGATATCTCTTGATTTGTTGCTTGGTGACAATAAGTTTGGGCTAGACGGTAATGCTTTTGGGTTGACATCATTGCCTCTCTGCTGGTggaggctagaggatgcttgacCACAAACGCGCCGGGTGCAGAACTGAGCATTGCTTGATACGAAGTTACATAAACGATCGTTATACGTAGTGTGGTGAAAGGTATGGGTGTAATCGATCCGGTCCGGGAGGAGTCACGAATCGAAAATTTTGATCCATCATTTTTGCTGGATTGGCCGTTAgctagctatcggtccggtcggtccattcAGTTCGATTCGGTCctttaacatttttttcattgtatatatatgattaaagaaattaagtgatctatttaacattttatatatagttaatgaatattaaattatttcattgtatatatagtcATTGGTGATCCATTGGAtaaaaattacacaattaatttatataactactatgtaaaataatatattatgtataaaaaaaatttaaaaatatatatacatatatacattcaGTCAGTCTCGATCCAGTTCGGTCCAAAAAAATACACCTCAAGACAGACCAATAAAACTATCGGTTCGGTTCAGTTCTCTTACAACCCCAGCGAATGGAGCTAGAGTGTGTGGATGGCTCATAGGGGAGATCATAATGCATACCTTAATAAAAcagatgttttcaaaataaaacgtGACTTTTGGGTGTGTAATATGTCTTGTGTGAACGACTTGGTGCATACTTGAGTTCAGTTACttgcaaaatttcaaatattatattcttctaTATCTTCTATTTgcataaattttcttttccagCTGTATGTATTTTGAGTGTTAgacttagttttatttattgagatttggcaaaatctcacttttgtaTCCACACCTGTAGGTTTGCTTTTCAGAActatagattttgatgcaaaggaTGGGTACGCCTATGGAGGCCATCAGGCTCTACCTTAGGAATAAAGATTGAGATTATTTCTCCTAGATATTTAAGTGTTAATTTCTGGcaatttattattcttgaaaGACTGTAATATCATTTTGTCTATGGCTGGAAGACAAGTGGCTTATGGCTTATAGACACTAGAATGGTGATGTAATTCAAATATCTTTGGTATTGTTAGTTAGATTTTTATGaatgcttttttattttccgTTGTGATATATCTGTGtacattatttaattatgtgAGCACACTTAATTATCACAATGTGCAAGGGGTGTATGACCCGAGCGGCCAACATCCTAACGTGGCATCTCTTACCCAAATCACAAATTGGTGCTTGGGGCGCCACATTTAACGttagattctctctctctctctctctatatatatatatatatgtttgtatatatatttcagcTGAATGATAGAGACTGTCAATTAAGGAGATCAATGGAATCTTGAGTGGATAGACTTATCCTATTTTACTTTAAACACAGAAGTTGGTTGCACTTCATGTGATATTGACATATCTAGATCATGAtttgaaatcataaaaatgattaatttttttttttaaacataaatgtACAAACTTGCATATGCAATCTCTATTTAAGAACCATATAAAGACTAActcttacttttttataaaaatttgtgtaaaatttatctatttaaaatttgtataaatcatttctcatattgaatttattattgtCTTGTGCTTAGGCATCTTTGATTACTgccaaatgtattttttttttttttttggatttctaaCTTCTAAATTCTAAAGCCCAAATCTTACTGTTGATGCAGCTTCAACTACATGGGGATGAGCATAAAGATTGCATAAAGATTAGATTAGCAATAGAGACTATATATTGATTATGGAAGCTTATGCATGCTATCCACATGAATATGTAAGGCTAGctaataaataatcatatacacatgttgtATTTAATAAGGCTGGCCTGATGGTTACTGTGGTTTGTATAAATGGATGAGATTAATAATTTGTATTGAGACTTGAGAGTTATACTAATGTATCTATTAAAGTTTCATTTTGCCTATAAAATTAGTGGGTCGCAATTATATGCATACAATTCTTGTACGTCTATCTTATAATCCATGTACcgctataagaaaattatttatttgtagtcaATTATTTCTTGCGAAATGATAATTTGctatcaaaatgagtctgttttatCGCAACTAGTCATTTTCGTTGTAAATTACAATCCAtcacaaatactcattttttttatagtgtatttttaataaaataaagcacTCATTTCACTTTATtaaaatgcattttaatttaataaaattgtcttgtattattttatattgtgttgcaaaatagttgtaaaagatcagtacttaaaaattaattattttataaaaggaaaaaacataacttgataaaaaaataatatagataatctTGACATGTGGATGATATATATTGGTCTATCTTATCATAAACTGTAATAAAATTATACTCTTGAGTACTAGAGTGTGAAAACTCAAACAATATATTGATATTGGCGTCTTGCGTGATTAACTATGAatattctcatataaaaaatcaatattttcttttgaaaatacgATGGTGTCGAAGCTAGGTGCTTGGGCTCGCTAGCTAGGGGCCTATAAAATAATTCCGGCTGGATTTTCAACCTAGACCCAATATTCCATCGAGCTTATAAATATCCAACTCAATTCTGCTTGAAGTAATTGGTTGGTAATAATCATACTACCAAGACAAACTAAAGAGTCGGCACACGTCTTCTCATTattacaatctttttaaattttaatataataataatattaataaaaaatattttaatattaattttaaaaccatttcatctcattttactatggATCTAAGCCTGTAAACAACTAAACGCATTttgcttgttttgttttgttttgatccacacacacacacacacacatatatatatatatatatatatatatatatatatatatatatatagcttatcCACCTTATAAATGCCAAATGAATGGCGAATTGAAAGTCATATGATCACATATGCCTAGCATGCTAATTGCTTGTCCAGCTGGAgtgatgaattaaaattttcaagtgATCTTTATAACCTTTATTTTTATCCCACTCTTAGATTGTTTTCATTCTAAGATAATGATGATGTGGCTCGTATTTTCATTCTCTTGTATAAATAGGTTGATGTAAACAGCTGTACACAACtaagttttatataatacaaaagtAAAGCTACGCACGATTCTGCTTTACTctcttttattgttcattttgcTTTAAGATTCCAAGTTTAGATTCAGAACTTATGATGGTATCAGATGATTCTCTTTGATTAATCTGATTCTATGTGGATTCATTGAATCAACTTCACAATTCATTCAAAATGAGGGATACGAATTTGCCTCCACCTCCCAGTTCAATTCTACAGAATTCAACTCCACTGAATCCAATCAAGGATTCTTACTATTTGCATCATGGAGAAAATCTAGGTTTGATGTTAGTATCACATCAGCTAAATAGTGACAATTATCCTACATGGGCGAGAGCTATGTCCAAAGCACTCAGTGCAAAGAACAAGATGTGTTTGTTAATGAAACCCTAAAGAAACTTGCAAATACTTCAGATCTAAAGTTCTTAGCATGGGAAATGTgtaatgatatgatattatccTGTTTACTCAATTCGGTCACCAAGAATATAGCCTCGAGCATTTTGTATATCGATGTAGTGGCAGATGTTTGGAAGGATTTACAAGAAAGATTTTCACAAGGGAATCGACCATGAATTTTCCAATTAAAGAAAGCCATCAGTTCCTTAACTCAAGAGCAACAATCGGTTAGTGATTACTTTActcaattaaaaacaaattgggATGAATTAGCCAATTATCGCCAATTGCCACAATGCACATGTGGAATAGTGAAAAATCTATTGGAATTTCAGCAAGAAGAgtatattttacaattcttgATGGaattaaatgatttattcaCTAGAATAAGATGACAGATTCTCTTGTTAGATTCTTTACCATCCATGAATCAAAAATTTCCCTTGTTTTACAAGaggaaaaacagagagaaataaAGATGAATTCTACACCAAGCTTTGACTCCATTGTTGTTGTGACAACTAAGAATGTTAACACATTCAACAAACAATCTGGATCTCGGAAAGATAGACCTGTATGCAGTCATTGTGGATATACGGGTCACACCTCAGACAAATGTTACAGAATCCATGGCTTTCCACCAGGATTTAAATCCAAGAAATCCAATGTTCACTTAGCAAATCAAGTATCATCTTCTACAGTTCAGGAAAGTAATGAGATTCCATAGTTATCATTCACACAAGAGCAATGTTAGCAAATCCTTGCCTTAATCAATTACTCTCCCAAATCAAATGGTCCTAGCTTATCAGTAAACCAAGTCTCCAATTTGGCTGCAGAAATACCTAACTCATATGGTATTCTTCCAAAGCCAAATGTCAAATATTCTAAAAACCTTTCAGGTAAAATTCATTCTATTCTTTTTATCTCTGCCTCTGTCAATTCTCCACACATTCCCTGAATTATTGACATTGGCACCACAGATCACATGGTCTGCTCTACgagtttcttttcttcaattaattcttatgtttattcaTCATCAAGTAAATTGACCAAAGATACTCATTTTTGTCTTGCTTTTATTTCCAAATTCTGTTTTATACAAGGCCTATCTACATGGAAAACGATTGGAGTGGGTGAAGGAAAATGTGGTCTATATTGTGataccctgtattttagtgtattttaattgaatgagtattttaattaatttaaatgttggttctcttattttaaatttatcgaaTCTCtcgttagtttatttttatgatttttaagttgtgaaatttattttggtatgctttcttaatattaattatcgttttgcatttaaattgctctttacttTAAATCAGTTTAATGttggattttaaaattattgtattgttagatttttattattattttattttaactagtcactacgtttaaattattttatccaacttactggtttgaaattattttcgtcggatcaattttgtgacttaagttgtgaggattgaacctcatttctttccctcatttttttattttttatttttccctattttcttttcctttttctctttatttttctcctccTTTTTCCTCAGCTCTCCTGCGCGacaccctctccctctcttttcctcCCGTGTGTTTTTCTTCACCTCCACCTAGTGTC
Protein-coding sequences here:
- the LOC118343673 gene encoding class V chitinase-like; the encoded protein is MASTGVVKAGYWLCDSAFPVSYIKSSLFTHLFAAFADVNPNTYQVTFPTLHKHQFESFTQTVQIKNPGVKTLLSIGGGASGVASTLASMASKQENRKIFIDSSITLARENNFHGLCLSWLYPSTAVEMTNLESLLKEWRAAVEIAARMTTKARLLLTAEVFYSPDICSARARYPCKAISSYLDWIHVLAYNFYTPNSSPKETAPPAPLKNKRDVSLCVEASIDTWITAGVHAKTLVLGLPFFGWAWILSEPSQHGLFAPAHGLAPVVQHKSVDGSVPFAGVKKLIIVDQKATTVYDETYCTNYCYADRTWIGYDDLESIISKVTYARKEKELRGYSAWHVGADDNWSLSQKAFDTWDKS